Part of the Leucobacter insecticola genome is shown below.
CGACATCGATGAAATCGTGAGCACGCTCTGTGAGTTTGTCGTTCGCGTCGGCATACACGTATCCGCCGTACCCGACGGGTGCTGGGGCCTGAAGCTCGCCGCTCGCAGCTGAGCCGCCCTCTTCAGCTCCGGGAACGCCCTCGACGTCAGCCCTTCCCACGCGTGTATGCGTTGCCGCCTGGCGCACAATCTGCTCGCGCACAATCTTGGCATCGCGGTGGCCAAGATAAGCGAGTTCCACCTTGCCGTCCGTCCCGGCGGTGAGTACCTCGATCTTCGTGAGGCCGAGCGCTCGCGCGAGCAGCGGACGCTGCAGATTCACACTCTGAATTCGCTCGAGAGGAGCCCGCCGGTGGTTTCTAAACACTACGCCGCTGCGCGCCTCAACGGCTTCATCGGTGATGCGGTAGGTGTGGAAGCGCCAGGCAATCCAAGAGAAGAGCACAATGAGCGCGATCACACCCAACACGATCCCCAGCGCAAGCAGCAACAACCCCTCTCGCACGAGGAAGTCGATCATGTCTTGCTCCTCGACCAAGCCCTCTAATTCGCCACTCTCCCAGAGCTGGCCTGCGAAGAACACCTCGATAATGCGGTCGCGGAAATTTGCGATGATGATTCCCGCGATCACGATCAAGGCGATGCCGCCACGCAACAGCGGCGAGAGCGGGTGGAGCCTGCGCCACCCCTCGGCGTCGGCGGTGCCGGGAAGTGCTGTCACAGACCCGACCGCCTGGTCTCAGCGAGCGCAACCAGGCGGTCACGCAGCTGCTCAGCCTCTGCCATAGGTAGTCCGGGAAGGCTGACTCCCGTCGCCACAGATGCGGTAACAAATTTGAGCGTCGCAAGACCGAGGGCGCGCAGCAGTGGTCCTCGGTTCACATCTACGAGCTGCAGCCGACCGTAGGGTACCGCGACGATTCGCTCGAACATGATCCCGCGACGAAACAGCAGATCGTCTTCGCGCAGAATGTACCCGATCGCCTTCACCCGTCGAAACGCGAGCAGCGCGTTGATCAGGAGTCCCACGATCACCGCGGGCAGAGCGATCAGGGGAACGAGCGGCGTATCGCCGTAGGTCGAGAGAACCACGACCGCGAACACCGCACACAGGATCAAGATCAGGAGCAGGTTCATCGCGAGGTCGGCCCAGGCGTACTTCGGGGAAACCCTCTGCCACGGCATCACGCCGTTCGGCCAGCTGGCCTGCCCGCCTGCATCTTCTGAGACTTGAGTGGTCATGCCGTCAAGTTTAGGGGTTACCCCCTCCAAGACTCGCCGTCGATCGGGTGGCTCAGGGCTTGCGGTAGGCGGCCTGATCCACCGGGCCCGGGTCAACGTCTGGATCCACATCTTCGGCACCGCCGTCACTCGGAGGTACGCGACACATCCACTCGGTGATTGCCGCGCACACGATCAGGGTTGCACCGCTGAAGACCACGAACAACATGGGCAGCCAGGTTGCGATGGGTGCCTGCACGGTGCGCCCAAGTAGCGACAGCAAGAGGCCCGCGGCAAAGCCAAAGAACAGCGCCCCAACGATTTGCCCGGCCCGTGAAGCGGCGAGCAGGCGCACGGCATGAAATGGATTCACGGTGCCGGGGCGCTTGGCGACGGCCCGGCGCAGCTGGATCCCGAAGCCGATCAAGATCGCAGCAATAAGGGCCAGCGAAACGGCGAGGGAGAGCGGCGGCACAAGGGGTGCGGATCCGCGGGCGGACAGCGCGAACTGCACGACCAACCCTGCAGCCGCCCCCATCGCCGCCGCCGCCAGCACCGCGAGCGGATTCGTCCGCTCAATCTTAGGCATGCTGAGACTCCTCAAAAGGCCGGGTCGTGTCGCCCACGCGCGCGAGCAGCTCAGCGACTCTGCCGTGCCCCATCAGGACCGCGCTGGCATCAAGATCAAGCCAGGGCGCCAGCACAAAGTCTCGCGTGTGCGCGTGCGGGTGCGGGATTTGCAGGCGCTCGTCTTTCACGACGCGCCCGCCGAAAAGAATGATGTCGATGTCGAGGGTGCGGTCGCCCCAGTGGTCCCCGCGAATGCGGCCGTGCTGAGCTTCGATCGCCTGCACCAGGTCGAGCAGCGCGTGTGGGCTCAGCGTGGTTTCTGCCGTCGCGACGCCGTTCAGATAGGAGGGCGCCTCAGGGTCCGGGCCCGCCGGGGTCAACGCGATTGTCTCCCGAAGTGGCGAGGCCACGAGATCTGCAATGCCGTCAGCCGCGGCAAGATCGTGTTGCGCGAGGCGGATCGTCTCGCCGCGATCCCCGAGGTTCGCACCGAACGCCAAGAGCACGGGAACACGCTGAGAGATCATCGGCCGACTCCTATAGCGGCAGAGCCGCGGCCACCGTCGCCGTAGCGCACGACCGTCACTGAGACGTCTGCGAACGTCGCATCAATCGGGGCATCGGGCTTGTGGACGGTGATCCGCGCTGCGAACACCCCGGGAAAGCCGAGGGACAGCTCCGCAACTCTCTCCGCGACCGTCTCGATGAGGTCGACAGGGTCCCGCTTTACGGCCGCCACAATCGCCTCGGCGAGTTCACCGTAGTGCACCGTGCGTTCGATGCCGTCGGCAGCAGCGCTCACGTCAACGGCGAGCTCCGCATCGATCAAGAACCTCTGCCCGCGCTCACGCTCAAAGTCGAAGACGCCGTGGTGGGCGAACACCTCGAGACCGGTGAGCGTGATGCGATCCTCGGGAAGCCGGAACATGTCGAGGTTCCCAGGCGTGGCCCTCGCCCCAGCGCCCGCGGACTGGCCAAGGTCGTCTCCGAAGCCGATCATCGCTGCGCCTTCCTCGTCTCAGGGGCTGGCCCTTGCCGCCCCTCTTCCCAAGCCTCCGCGACCGCGAGCGCGAGCACGGTGGTCTCGACATCGTGTACGCGGACACCCCAGGCGCCCGCACCCGCAGCCAGCGCGCTCGTCACCGCCGTCGCAACGTCGCGCGCCGCAATCGAGGCGGCGGTCGAGGCGCCCGTTCCCCTCCCGCGCGTAAGCGCCTCCGCGATCATCCGCTTGCGTGAGGCACCAACAAGAACCGGGTACCCGAGCGATCTGAGCGACTCAAGATGGGCGAGCAGTTGCCAGCCCTGCTCGCCGGTCTTGTCGAAACCAAGGCCAGGATCCACAACGATGTGTGTCGGATCGACGCCCGCGGCGACCGCCGCATCGGCGCGTGCACCCAGAACGTCGCGCACCTCGGCGACGACGTCACCGTAGTTGGAGCGCTGCTGCGCGGGATCCGGGACCCCACGCCAGTGACCAATGAGGTAGCGAGCACCGTGCGTGCGGCTCGCCTCCGCCGCCACCGCCACCATATCGGGATCGTGCAGACCGCCAGAGACATCATTGATCAGCCTGGCACCCGCAGCCACGGCAGCTCGGGCAGTCTCGGCGTGCAGGGTATCGATCGAGATACTGTGGCCGAGCGCCGCGAGATCCCGCACCACGGGCAGAATCCGCGCCAGCTCTTCTGCCCGCGGCACCGGGGTCGCACCAGGGCGGGTCGATTCGCCCCCAATATCGACGATGTCGGCTCCCTGGGAGACAAGGGCGCGCGCCTGGCTCACCGCGGCCTCGGTGGTAGCAAACTGCCCGCCATCACTAAAGGAGTCTGGGGTCACATTCACGATCCCCATGATCTGTGTGCGCGAAGTCATCGGGCAGCGTCCCGATGCTCGCGAGACACCCCATCGCCGAGCAGCGCAAACAGGGCGGCCTGCTCGGCAGGGTCGCTGAACACTCCCCGCGAGGCAACGGTGACGGTGAGGGCACCACTCTGGCGCACCCCACGATCCGCTACACAGCCGTGGCTGGCTTCGAGGATCACGAGGACGCCGTGTGGCGACAGCCCGTCCTGAAGGGCATCAGCAATCTGCTCTCCCAGCCGTTCCTGCACCTGCGGCCTCGCGGCGAGCGTCTCTACCACTCTCGGCAGGGCGCTCAATCCCACCACCCGCGCGTCCGGGCGGTAGGCGATGTGAGCTCGCCCCCGAAACGGCAGCAGGTGGTGTTCGCACATCGAACTCAGCGTAATGTCGCGCAGCAGCACCAGTTCGCCGGTGTCGTCGCCCACGGGCACCGCATCACTGAGAAACACCGCAGGATCTTGGCCGACCCCGGCGAAAAACTCAGCGTAGGCGTCGGCAACACGAAACGGGGTGCTTGCTAGCTCCGCACTGTCGGGATCAGACCCGATCGCGCGGAGCAGTTCTCGCACCGCAGCGGCGATGCGTTCCCGGTCGACAGTGGCTGCCACGTCAGCTACCGCGCGTCGCCCACGTCTGGAGTTTCAGGCTGACTGGGGGAATCGGTACGTACGTCGGCTGGCACCTCGATCGGCGGACGATCGGAGACCGGGCGATCGGTGTGTGAGAGCCAGGTGGGCCGCGGCGGAAGCTTCTTGACGCCCTCGAAAATCTCCGCGATCTGGATGTGATCCAGCGTTTCCTTTTCGAGCAGTTCACGCGCGAGATTGTCGAGAATGTCTCGGTTGTTCATTAGTACCTGATACGCCTCGTCATGCGCCTGCTCGAGCAGTGCCCGCACTTCGGCGTCCACCGCCACGGCGACGCCCTCGGAGTAGTCGCGACTCTGACCAAACTCCCCCATGAACGCGCCAGGCTGTGCCTGGCCGAGCTTCACCGGCCCCACGGTGGCAGACATGCCGTACTCGGTCACCATTTTCCGAGCGGTGCTTGTTGCCTTCTCAATGTCGTTGCCGGCGCCCGTGGTCGGGTCGTGGAACACCATTTCTTCGGCCACTCGCCCACCAAGCGCATACGCCAGCTGATCCAGCAGCTCATTGCGGGTGACCGAGTACTTGTCTTCGAGCGGGATCACCATGGTGTATCCGAGGGCTCGGCCACGCGGCAGGATCGTAATCTTCGTGACCGGATCGCTGTGGTTCATCGCTGCAGCGACAAGCGCGTGCCCACCCTCGTGGTACGCGGTGATCAGCCGTTCCTGGTCTTTCATGAGCCTGGTGCGTCGCTGCGGGCCGGCGATGCTGCGGTCGATCGCCTCGTCGAGGGCACGGTTGTCGATGAGCTGTGCATTCGAGCGGGCCGTCAGCAGGGCCGCTTCGTTCAACACATTCGCGAGATCCGCTCCCGAGAAGCCGGGAGTCTTTCGCGCCACGATCTCAAGATCCACGCTCTGTGCGAGCGGCTTACCCTTTGCGTGCACCTGCAAGATCTTGAGTCGGCCAGCCATATCGGGCGCGTCGACGCCGACTTGGCGGTCGAAGCGACCCGGGCGCAGCAGCGCGGGGTCAAGCATGTCTGGGCGGTTTGTTGCCGCGATCATGATGACGTTGGTCTTCGGATCGAAGCCGTCCATCTCCACCAACAGCTGGTTGAGGGTCTGCTCACGCTCGTCGTGGCCGCCGCCCATACCCTGCCCGCGGCGCTGACCGACCGCATCGATTTCGTCAACGAAAATGATGGCCGGCGCGTTCGCCTTCGCCTCTTTGAAGAGGTCCCGCACACGACTCGCGCCAACACCAACAAACATTTCAACAAAGTCGGATCCTGAGATCGAGTAGAACGGCACCCCGGCCTCGCCCGCAACCGCACGTGCGAGCAGGGTCTTACCGGTGCCAGGGGGACCGTACAGCAGCACACCCTTCGGGATCTTCGCGCCAACCGCCTGGAAGCGGGTCGCGTCTTGCAAGAAGTCCTTGATTTCGTGCAGCTCTTCAACGGCCTCGTCAGCTCCCGCCACGTCTGCGAAGGTGACCTGCGGGGTCTCCTTCGAGACGAGCTTGGCCTTTGACTTGCCGAACTGCATGACGCCGCGGCCGCCGCCCTGCATCGAAGACAGCATCCACCAGATGATGACGCCGATCAGCAGCAGCGGGAGCATGAAAGTGAGCAGCGACCAGAAAGGGTTGGGCTGCGGCACCTTGTCGTTGAAACCGTCTTTGAGATTCGCGTCGTTAACCGCGTTGACCACTTCTTCGCCGCGCGGTGTGACGTAGTAGAAAAAGACCTCATCGGTGCCGGTCTTCTTGTCGA
Proteins encoded:
- a CDS encoding PH domain-containing protein, encoding MTTQVSEDAGGQASWPNGVMPWQRVSPKYAWADLAMNLLLILILCAVFAVVVLSTYGDTPLVPLIALPAVIVGLLINALLAFRRVKAIGYILREDDLLFRRGIMFERIVAVPYGRLQLVDVNRGPLLRALGLATLKFVTASVATGVSLPGLPMAEAEQLRDRLVALAETRRSGL
- a CDS encoding DUF3180 domain-containing protein, whose protein sequence is MPKIERTNPLAVLAAAAMGAAAGLVVQFALSARGSAPLVPPLSLAVSLALIAAILIGFGIQLRRAVAKRPGTVNPFHAVRLLAASRAGQIVGALFFGFAAGLLLSLLGRTVQAPIATWLPMLFVVFSGATLIVCAAITEWMCRVPPSDGGAEDVDPDVDPGPVDQAAYRKP
- the folK gene encoding 2-amino-4-hydroxy-6-hydroxymethyldihydropteridine diphosphokinase; translation: MISQRVPVLLAFGANLGDRGETIRLAQHDLAAADGIADLVASPLRETIALTPAGPDPEAPSYLNGVATAETTLSPHALLDLVQAIEAQHGRIRGDHWGDRTLDIDIILFGGRVVKDERLQIPHPHAHTRDFVLAPWLDLDASAVLMGHGRVAELLARVGDTTRPFEESQHA
- the folB gene encoding dihydroneopterin aldolase, with amino-acid sequence MIGFGDDLGQSAGAGARATPGNLDMFRLPEDRITLTGLEVFAHHGVFDFERERGQRFLIDAELAVDVSAAADGIERTVHYGELAEAIVAAVKRDPVDLIETVAERVAELSLGFPGVFAARITVHKPDAPIDATFADVSVTVVRYGDGGRGSAAIGVGR
- the folP gene encoding dihydropteroate synthase — its product is MTSRTQIMGIVNVTPDSFSDGGQFATTEAAVSQARALVSQGADIVDIGGESTRPGATPVPRAEELARILPVVRDLAALGHSISIDTLHAETARAAVAAGARLINDVSGGLHDPDMVAVAAEASRTHGARYLIGHWRGVPDPAQQRSNYGDVVAEVRDVLGARADAAVAAGVDPTHIVVDPGLGFDKTGEQGWQLLAHLESLRSLGYPVLVGASRKRMIAEALTRGRGTGASTAASIAARDVATAVTSALAAGAGAWGVRVHDVETTVLALAVAEAWEEGRQGPAPETRKAQR
- the folE gene encoding GTP cyclohydrolase I FolE; the protein is MAATVDRERIAAAVRELLRAIGSDPDSAELASTPFRVADAYAEFFAGVGQDPAVFLSDAVPVGDDTGELVLLRDITLSSMCEHHLLPFRGRAHIAYRPDARVVGLSALPRVVETLAARPQVQERLGEQIADALQDGLSPHGVLVILEASHGCVADRGVRQSGALTVTVASRGVFSDPAEQAALFALLGDGVSREHRDAAR
- the ftsH gene encoding ATP-dependent zinc metalloprotease FtsH, yielding MAENSTKSTSKSKKLLRGPLLYLILAPIIVLLGWSLLSGGGSREVPTQQGLEMLSDGKVKEVEIIDGDQRVNLTLTKIDKKTGTDEVFFYYVTPRGEEVVNAVNDANLKDGFNDKVPQPNPFWSLLTFMLPLLLIGVIIWWMLSSMQGGGRGVMQFGKSKAKLVSKETPQVTFADVAGADEAVEELHEIKDFLQDATRFQAVGAKIPKGVLLYGPPGTGKTLLARAVAGEAGVPFYSISGSDFVEMFVGVGASRVRDLFKEAKANAPAIIFVDEIDAVGQRRGQGMGGGHDEREQTLNQLLVEMDGFDPKTNVIMIAATNRPDMLDPALLRPGRFDRQVGVDAPDMAGRLKILQVHAKGKPLAQSVDLEIVARKTPGFSGADLANVLNEAALLTARSNAQLIDNRALDEAIDRSIAGPQRRTRLMKDQERLITAYHEGGHALVAAAMNHSDPVTKITILPRGRALGYTMVIPLEDKYSVTRNELLDQLAYALGGRVAEEMVFHDPTTGAGNDIEKATSTARKMVTEYGMSATVGPVKLGQAQPGAFMGEFGQSRDYSEGVAVAVDAEVRALLEQAHDEAYQVLMNNRDILDNLARELLEKETLDHIQIAEIFEGVKKLPPRPTWLSHTDRPVSDRPPIEVPADVRTDSPSQPETPDVGDAR